The DNA window GTTATTGTGTGTTTcatactgcatttatttttgtgcgATTTGTAGTTACTTATTATAGTGCAAGAAATCTGCATGGGGCACTTAAATTGaggttgttgtgtgtttttgtgccaactTTTGTTTTGCAAGGTGTGCACTGTTTGCACAAGTAACTTGGTCACTTGTTcttttgataaattaaataGACAAAAACTAAACTATCAAGGAGAATAGGAATCCTTTTTGAAGCGCGCTGATTTGGACAATTGATGGAACCAAATGCATGAACTCCTGATTTGCTTAGTCGCTCACCTGTATTCAGCAACTCCACCCACATATTTCTTCATGGCTGTGTCCGAGCTCATGCCGTAGAAGAGTTTGTATTTCTTGCCGTTCTTCTCGATGACCTCCCCGGTGCACTGGTCGTGCCCTGCAAGCATTCCTCCCATCATCACAAAGTCCGCCCCTGCACCTGGGGAACAAAGGCAGAGAGGTCGTGGTTGGATTTATAAGACATTACAGCTCAGTCATATATTACCCAGTATTGTGGTTGAATACTTACCAAAGGCCTTTGCTACATCACCTGGGCAACTGCAGCCACCGTCctgaacagagaaaaaaaaacatatatagcCTCACATTGAATCACAGATCATCAGTTTTTGAAGACTGAGGATGCCCTCTTGTGGCTCCAACCCAGTACTTTTATCACTGTActcatgttaaaataaatgcaatcaCTT is part of the Plectropomus leopardus isolate mb unplaced genomic scaffold, YSFRI_Pleo_2.0 unplaced_scaffold9738, whole genome shotgun sequence genome and encodes:
- the LOC121940886 gene encoding GMP reductase 1-like, whose protein sequence is SVCTTRIKTGVGYPQLSAVIECADSAHGLKGHIISDGGCSCPGDVAKAFGAGADFVMMGGMLAGHDQCTGEVIEKNGKKYKLFYGMSSDTAMKKYVGGVAEYR